From the genome of Agromyces badenianii:
GGGCCGCGCGTCGCGTTCTACCCCGATGGATTCAAGCGCTACGGACACCTGCGCTTCTCGATCGGGCTCGAAGACGCCGACGACCTCATCGCCGACCTGCGTCAGGCCCTCGACGTCGCCGTCGGGCCCATCGAAGCCTGAGCGGCGCTGCCTAGACTCGGGTTCATGCGTTTCGGAATCGTCATCCTCCCGCAGCACGACTGGCCCGCCGCCGCCCGGTACTGGCGCGGCGCCGAAGAGCTCGGCTTCGATCATGCCTGGACCTACGACCACCTCTCGTGGCGAGGTCTCGCGGGCGAGCGGTGGCACGCGACGGTGCCCACGCTCACCGCGGCCGCGATGGTCACCGAGCGCATCGGGCTCGGCACCTTCGTGGCGAGCCCGAACTACCGGCATCCGGTGCCCTTCGCGAAGGATGTCGCGACCCTCGACCAGATCTCGGGCGGCAGGCTGCTGCTCGGCCTCGGTTCCGGAGGAACCGGGTTCGACGCGTACGTGCTCGGCCAGCCCGAGTACACGCCCCGGCAGCGCTTCGAGCGGTTCGTCGAGTTCAGCGAGGCCCTCGACGTGCTGCTGCGGTTCGAACGACCGGGGTCGGGCGGCATCTCGTTCGAGGGGCAGTGGTTCACGGCGTCGGGGGCGCGCATGGTCGGCGAGCCGGCGCAGCGCCCGCGCATGCCGCTGCACCTCGCCGCCGACGGCCCGAAGGGAGTCGCTTTCGCGGCGCGCCTCGGCGACGGCTGGGTGACCACGGGCGGCGCCGACGACGGCACGGATGCCTGGTGGCGCCGCGTGGCGGAGCTGAGCGCGCGGCTCGACGAGGCCTGCGCGGCCGGCGACCGGGATCCGTCGAGCCTCGATCGCACGCTGTTGCTCGATTCCGAGGCGCGGTACAGCCTCGCGAGTGCCGCGGCCTTCGAAGACGCCGTCGGGCGGGCGGCCGAGGCCGGCTTCACCGACGTCATCTCGCACTGGCCGCGGGAGCACGGCCTCTACGCCGGCGACGAGTCGGTGCTCGACGAGGCCGCGCGGCTCATGAGCACCTGGCGGTGAAGCGGGCGGCGGCCGCCTCGAGCGGCCGTTGGTGCCGAGGCATCCGGTGCCCGAGGTAGCCTGACTCTCATGCCTGCGCCCCGTTCGAAGCCGTTGCTCGCCTGGGAGCCGCTCCCGTACCTCGTCGTGTTCGTGCTGCTGATCCTGACGGGCATCGTGCGACCGGATGCCGCGCCGTGGCTGCTCTGGCCCTTCCTCCTGCTGCTCGTCGCGGCCGTCGTCTGGCTCGTCGTCGGACTCGTGCGCGGGGCGCGAACGGCGAACCCCGATCTGTGGGGCGACCTCGCGAGCCTCGACGGCCTCGACATCGTCGAGGTGCCGCGGGTCGAACGCGAGGTGCGGGCGGTTGCGCCGGTGGCCGACACGCATCGCCACCAGCCGGCGATCGAGCTGGCACGCCTGTACGGCGGGCCCGAGCAGCAGGCCGTGCTCGTGCCGCGGGCGAGTCGCTGGCTCTCACGTCGGTACCGCATCGGGGTGCAGCTCGTCGGCGGCGATCGCCCTCGTCATGCCGGCTTCCTCGGCGAAGCGGTCGACGACCGCTGGCGCGAGTTGCTCGACGAGCTGCTCGAGCGGGGCCGATTCGTGCGGGTGCCGGCGCTCATCACCGGTGACTCGCGCCCCTACGGGGTAGAGCTCGATCTCAGCGGCCTCGACCGCATGGGCGGCGCCGCCGACGGGTGAGGTACCTACCCGCCAGCACTGCGCGGGCGTTCGGCCGGCTCAGGCCGACGCTTCCTCGGCTTCCTGCTTGTCGAGGTCGGCGCGAACCTGTTCCATGTCGAGCTCCCGCACTTGCGAGATGAGTTCGTCGAGCATCGGCCGGGGCAGGGCGCCGGCCTGCGCGAAGACGCCGATGCCGTCTTTGAAGGCCATGATGGTCGGAATCGACGTGATGTTCATGGCCGCGGCCAGCTGCTGCTGGTCTTCGGTGTCGACCTTCGCGAAGGTGAGGTCGGGGTTCGCCTCGGCGGCGGCCTCGTAGTTCGGCGCGAACTGCAGGCACGGCCCGCACCACCCGGCCCAGAAGTCGACGAAGACGGTGCCGCCCTCGAGGATGGTCTTCTCGAAGGTGTCCAGGGTGAGCGCCACGGTAGCCATGCATCCAGACTAGGCGGGCTCGCTGTGGCCGCGCCCGGTGTTCGCTCAGCGCGAGCGATGCGGAATCACGACGGTGGGAAATCGTCGGCGGTGTTCCGTGCATGGGGCCGGTCGTCGCCGGTATCGTGAGGGCGTGGTCGCATTCGGAGGCGCACGCGGGTCATTCCGTCGGCGCGGCCCGGCGACCGAGGGGGCATCGGGGCCGGAGGCCGCCGTCGATTCCGCGCGCCTCGCCGACGAGGCCATTCCCGACATCGACTGGCGGATCTTCCCGGAAGACGCCGAGCACTCGATGTTCGAGGCGCCGAGCGGTGCGCTCGCCCGAGTCGCCGTGGGCCCATCGCACGGGCCGCGCGTCGTGCTCGTGCCCGGGGCCACGGGTTCGAAAGAGGACTTCGTGCTGATGATGCCGCTCTTCGCAGGGGCCGGCTATCGGGCGGAGTCCTTCGACCTCGCCGGGCAGTACGAGTCGTGGCGCGCCGGGCCGTCGAACCTCGACCCGCCGCGAAGCCGCTACGACGAGCGGCTCTTCCTCGACGACCTGCTCGCCGTGCTCGACGACGGGTCGGCTCCGGCGCACGTGCTCGGCTACAGCTTCGCCGGCACGCTCGCCGAGCTCGCGTTGCTCGAGCGGCCGGAGCTGTTCGCGAGTCTCACCCTCTTGAGCGCCCCGCCCGAGCCCGGGCAGGCGTTTCGCGGGGTCAAGCGCATCGGGCCGATCAGCGCCTTCACGTCGCCGCGTCAGGGTGCATCGCTCATGCTCTGGGGCATCCGGAACAACCTCAATCGGGTTCCGCCGCGTCGGCTCCGGTTCGTGCGCGACCGATTCGCCCTGACCCGCCGCGAGAGCGTCGACGACATCATCGCGCTCATGATGCGCACCCCCGATCTGCGCGCCGGGCTCACCGCCGCCCATGTTCCGAAGCTCGTCGCAGTCGGGGAGCACGACCTGTGGCCGCGAGAGCTGCACGAGCGGTTCGCGCGCGAGATCGGTGCGCGCCTGGCGGTGTATCCGACGGGACACAGCCCGTGCGAGACCGCGCCCCACCAACTCGTGCGCGACATGCTCGAGCTGTTCGCCGAGACCGACGCCACGCCGTAGCCCGCCATGGCCCGAGCGTCGCGCGGCCCGCGCGGCCGCGCGGTCAGGCCGGGACCGGCTCCTCGCCGTCGGCCTCGGGATTCGTCGGTGCAACGGGCGCCCCCTCCCAGACCCACGCGGCGGCGCTGCGGCGCTCGCTGCGCCGGGTCAGCGGCGGCCATTCGCGCGACTCCACCGACATCGTGTGGAAGGCCATCCGCACCCGCCGGGCGAGGCCGCTGAAACTGTCGAACGGCCGCGCGGAGACGCCGACGAGGAGGTGACGGTCGCGCACGACCGTCATCCCGGGCTGCATCCACCAGGCGAGGTCGAGGTCGTCATGCAGGTCGGCGCGATCGCGGTGCACGATATCGCGCAGCCGGCTCCAGGCGTCGGCCCGGATCGCGTAGTTCGATCCGAAGATCGGCGGGTGGCCGAGCAGGGCCCCGATGACCGTGAAGTAGCCGCCGATGTAGATGTTGCGGGCGATCCAGCGCACGAGCGCGTTCCTGCCGTAGAAGGTGCCGCCGTTGGTGACGACCGTCGGCCGGTCGGCCCGGTTCATGCGTCGCTCGACCTCGGCGAGCCAGTCGGGCGCGGGCACCGAGTCGGCATCGAGACGGGCGAGCAGCTCGCCGGATGCCGCGTCGAAGCCCGCCGCGGTCGCGGGCCAGATGCCGCGCCGCGGTTCGTGCACGACCCAGGCGCCCGCCGCTCGGCCGACGTCGGCCGTGGCATCCGTTGAACCGTTGTCGACGACGATGATCTCGTCGGCGCGCCGGGTCTGCTTCGCGAGCGCGTCGAGGCAAGCGGTGAGGAACTCCGCGTCGTTCAAGCTCGGAACGATGACCGAAATCGTGCGCATCACGGCGAGTCTAGCCATCGGGCCGCGTTGTGACGCAGGTTCCCCGCGTCATGTCGGCCGATTCGAATCAAGGGCTGTCGCGCATGGGAGACAAACTCATATGCTAACCCCCGACCGGGGGTCGACGGAGACGAACCGGTGACGGAAGGCGAGACGATGTACCCATCTGCAACACTTTCCAGGCGCGTCAAGACGGCGGTGATCGCGACCGCGGCGGTCGCCGGACTTGCGCTCGTGCCGACCACCGCCGCGATGGCAGCGCCATCGGGCAACGGCTGCGACAACCGCAACAACAACACCTACGAGAAGCTGCTCGAGTGCGTCCGCGTCGATGGCGTGCTCGAACACGCGCAGGCCCTTCAGGCCATCGCCGACGCCAACGACGACAACCGCTCGGCGGGAACCTCGGGCTACACCGAGAGCGTCGAGTACGTCGTCGAGACGCTGCAGGCGGCCGGATGGAGCGTCGAACTCGACGAGTTCGACTTCACCTACGTGCCGCCGCCCGAGCTCGAGCAACTGACCCCGGCACCGGCCGCGAGCTACGAGACCGGCGTGTTCACCGGCACCGGGTACGGCGAGGTCACCGGCACGGTCATCCCCGTCGACATCGTGACCGCCCTGCCGCGCGACCCGGTCACGAGCGGCTGCGAGGCGTCGGACTTCACCGGGCTCGACTTCACCGGCAGTGCCGACATCGCGCTCATCCAGCGCGGTACCTGCGAGTTCGGAGTGAAGGCGGTCAACGCCCAGAACGCGGGCGCCGAGGCCGTGATCATCTTCAACCAGGGCAACACGCCGCTGCGCGAGGGTCTCGTCACCGGCACCCTGTTCGGCGTCAACACCGAGCCGCTCGACATTCCCGTGGTCGGCGCGAGCTTCGCCGACGGCGTCGCGATGACGGCGGCCGGCTCGACGGCGAGGATCCTCGTCGATGCGCCCGAGCAGCGCCCGCAGGTCAACGTGATCGCCGAACTGCCGGGCAAGAACGACGCGAACGTCGTGATGGCCGGTGCGCACCTGGATTCCGTGCAGGCGGGCCCGGGCATCAACGACAACGGCAGCGGCTCGGCCGCACTGCTCGAGATCGCCCAGCAGATCTCGAAGGTGAAGCCCGAGAACACCTTGCGGTTCGCCTGGTGGGGCGCTGAGGAGAGCGGCCTGCTCGGTTCGCGCGCCTATGTCGCCGACCAGGTCGCCGCCGGTTCGATCGACGAGATCGCGCTGTACCTGAACTTCGACATGGTGGCCTCGCCCAACTACATCTTCATGGTGTACGACGGCGATGAGTCGGGCTTCCCGGCCCCGGTGGTCGTGCCCGAGGG
Proteins encoded in this window:
- a CDS encoding LLM class flavin-dependent oxidoreductase, with protein sequence MRFGIVILPQHDWPAAARYWRGAEELGFDHAWTYDHLSWRGLAGERWHATVPTLTAAAMVTERIGLGTFVASPNYRHPVPFAKDVATLDQISGGRLLLGLGSGGTGFDAYVLGQPEYTPRQRFERFVEFSEALDVLLRFERPGSGGISFEGQWFTASGARMVGEPAQRPRMPLHLAADGPKGVAFAARLGDGWVTTGGADDGTDAWWRRVAELSARLDEACAAGDRDPSSLDRTLLLDSEARYSLASAAAFEDAVGRAAEAGFTDVISHWPREHGLYAGDESVLDEAARLMSTWR
- a CDS encoding thioredoxin family protein, with translation MATVALTLDTFEKTILEGGTVFVDFWAGWCGPCLQFAPNYEAAAEANPDLTFAKVDTEDQQQLAAAMNITSIPTIMAFKDGIGVFAQAGALPRPMLDELISQVRELDMEQVRADLDKQEAEEASA
- a CDS encoding alpha/beta fold hydrolase yields the protein MVAFGGARGSFRRRGPATEGASGPEAAVDSARLADEAIPDIDWRIFPEDAEHSMFEAPSGALARVAVGPSHGPRVVLVPGATGSKEDFVLMMPLFAGAGYRAESFDLAGQYESWRAGPSNLDPPRSRYDERLFLDDLLAVLDDGSAPAHVLGYSFAGTLAELALLERPELFASLTLLSAPPEPGQAFRGVKRIGPISAFTSPRQGASLMLWGIRNNLNRVPPRRLRFVRDRFALTRRESVDDIIALMMRTPDLRAGLTAAHVPKLVAVGEHDLWPRELHERFAREIGARLAVYPTGHSPCETAPHQLVRDMLELFAETDATP
- a CDS encoding glycosyltransferase family 2 protein produces the protein MRTISVIVPSLNDAEFLTACLDALAKQTRRADEIIVVDNGSTDATADVGRAAGAWVVHEPRRGIWPATAAGFDAASGELLARLDADSVPAPDWLAEVERRMNRADRPTVVTNGGTFYGRNALVRWIARNIYIGGYFTVIGALLGHPPIFGSNYAIRADAWSRLRDIVHRDRADLHDDLDLAWWMQPGMTVVRDRHLLVGVSARPFDSFSGLARRVRMAFHTMSVESREWPPLTRRSERRSAAAWVWEGAPVAPTNPEADGEEPVPA
- a CDS encoding M28 family metallopeptidase; this translates as MYPSATLSRRVKTAVIATAAVAGLALVPTTAAMAAPSGNGCDNRNNNTYEKLLECVRVDGVLEHAQALQAIADANDDNRSAGTSGYTESVEYVVETLQAAGWSVELDEFDFTYVPPPELEQLTPAPAASYETGVFTGTGYGEVTGTVIPVDIVTALPRDPVTSGCEASDFTGLDFTGSADIALIQRGTCEFGVKAVNAQNAGAEAVIIFNQGNTPLREGLVTGTLFGVNTEPLDIPVVGASFADGVAMTAAGSTARILVDAPEQRPQVNVIAELPGKNDANVVMAGAHLDSVQAGPGINDNGSGSAALLEIAQQISKVKPENTLRFAWWGAEESGLLGSRAYVADQVAAGSIDEIALYLNFDMVASPNYIFMVYDGDESGFPAPVVVPEGSVQIEDLFESYFTKMGIPYDDAEFSGRSDYQAFIQNGIPAGGLFTGAEVVKTEEQAAIWGGVAGEQYDQCYHLACDTIDNLALDALDVNTDAIATAVLTYAYSTETVNGVVGKKVPGGFTLPAPAGPEGTVGSDGGHEHQPTD